The nucleotide sequence GGAAACAAAATCACGTATGTGATAGACAAGGGTTTGTGCAGTTGCCACCTGAAAGTTGCCAATATACACAAAACAGTTTACGAGTTCTAGCACATTTTGTGCGAGTATATTTACCTTTGATCCGGCTTCTCTTGCCGGTCTCAGATTTCAGCAGAGAAGGCAATATGCCCTATAACGGGCGTACACCTTCCTCCGGCGTGGTTAATATTGGGtagtgtgtgtgccagtgtgtgtgtgtgtcacaagtttgtgtttgtgtgtgtgcgtgtgcgcgcgtgcagaGGTTATGACTGAATGTACTGTGACAATACTCACTCGAAACTAGCTTGCCTCCACGATAACACAGACTATCTGCGAGAGGTTGGTTCAAGACACTTCAGCCGACAAAGATATCAAGCAACTTTTAGCCTACTCTAATTTTAATCTGTCACACACGGTCAGCACCGTGACACACCAGTCTTGAGCTTGCGTCAGTGATAGACTGATTTAACTCCAACCCTGCACACAGTATTTTCATAATAATCTTTAAATCGCTGTCAGAGCCGATGACAGCATTTTCTTCCTTCTTGAAAACTAACATCATTTGCCCAACGATTAGTGCACGTCACCCCAATGACTAGACTGACCGTATACATACAGAACACACTCGATCAGTGCCGCCTGAAAACTCAGTGAAAGAACTTGAATGGAGCGGTTTCAATGCCGCCCTAAAGAGGCCCTGCAGAGGATCGATTTTGTTGGCAGGCAGTTCTAGCAGAAGCGATGTATAAGTGACACAACCATTTTGAAACAAAATATTTCCTGGTGTCTAATCATAGCCTATAGTTTCGGTTTCGCTTTGTCTCAGCAGCTGTACCGTAGGCCTACAACTCGCCTGAACTTACTCAATCGCCGGTGTTTCATCTTGTTAGTAGACATTTCAGCCACAGTGTGCACAGTCATATATTGTAGTCAGCAGTATCTGCGTGTTTAAACAAGGACAAATTGTACTGAGGTTACCAAATTTAGAAGAAATTGTTTCCACCTTTTATAGACGGCTGGACATAAGAAATAGAGAAACTGAATCGAATACTGCGGCGAGAAATAGCGACGTATGGCAAGGCTTTCTATCAGACAATACCCACACTGCTCGTTATTATTTTTCTCGTCATCTCACAAAAGTTAAAATATTAAGTACATGTACAGTTAATAACCTTATTTCCTGAAGAAAAAGTGTCCCATGTTATTGTAAACAATGAGATTACGCCCCTTGTAATACCAGCTGACTCGATCAGCCAATCAACGTAGGCTGTATTGAGACAGACGGAAAGATGGCTGCGTTGCAAAACATTctgcttcttgttgttgttgcttttggaCTTTGTTATGCCTCCAGCGTGTTTGACAGAGTGATTGATGGCGTTGATAGCTGTAGAGAAACATGTGACAAAACGTACTCGGCGCACACTTACGAACATGTAAGAATACGCTCACCATGACTTATTCGTGTCCCACTCCCCATTCGCAGTGTTGATAACGATGTAACTCCAAAGTGACATCATCGATTTTCAAAACGGCGTTTAATATGACAGGAGAAGGTTGTTGCTGTCGTGGCCGGAAAGCTGTAGCATAGTTTAGGAGTATTGTACATAATGCATTCTACCTTTACATGTTCCTGAGTCGAGCTTCTGTTTGACACCTGAAAGAAAACTCCAAGTCCAATCAACGGTTTCACGGTGAAATGCACAAAATACGCAGCATGTAACTGTAAAGGTTATCGTAACAGTCTGCTTATTATATGGAAAGACTGTCGTATATTAAAGCATCAAAGAACATAACGGTTTCGATTTAAAGAAAATATGGGGTGAGATGTGAAACTGATTTTGATTGTGtttatataatatatatctGATTCCAGGGTGACCAAGCTGACAGCTGCAGGAGAGGATGTCGCTTCTATGCTATCATGTCCTTCATCAACAATCACAATGATGAAAACACCTCAATGACAGATTGTGTGTCTAGTAAGTACTCAGCGATTGTGTGTCTAGTAAGTACTCAGCGGCCTTTTATTCAGAACTTCTTATGAATTCTTGCTGCACACTTGTTTGTTCATTTCAGTGCTTCAGATTATTTTCTCAACATCACTGTTGAATTTGGGTATTTATATGAGAAACGTAATTTTAAATTTCAGGCTGTGAAGAAGCATATGGCAACACTACTGGTGAGGACTCTGCATGCAAGATGGGCTGCAACAATCAACGCCATGTTCCCACACCAAAGCACGGGTCAGACCAGGTAAGCATTTATTTAACTTTTTTCAGGACTTACTGTCAAGTGTTCTAACTACTAAGGTGCAGATAAATATCGTTATGCCTTTCTCTGTATTGTTAATATCACATGCTTGAGCTTCAACTTGAATTTGATGTTTAAAATCTGCCCTACAGGATGAGCCGTCAGTACACGTACTGTACCCCCTGATGTACATGCACGGAGTGTACAGCAACATGATTGACAAGGTGTACCATCACATGGAGGTCAGCTGGTCACTCTTCCTGCAGGCCGACAACGGGCAGCTGGTGGTTGTGCGGTCTGCGCCACACGCTGTTGAGTTTGTGCCCAGTGAATTGGAGGGTGAGACTGAGACTAAAGGTTGAATTGTCCGAGCGTGTGTTTAGCTACAATATGTTTGCATGCACAGGACTATCTAACCTCAGGCTTTGGGCAGATATTTTCACCAGAATATAGTCAAATTTATGCCTTTACATACAAATTATTAAAATCGCCCCTCTCagaaaatatcacacacacagacaagggaTACTGTTAGTTTTCTTTGACAGATGCAATCAATGAAAGAATGAAAATGCTAAGTCAGGTTCTAATGAAACATGTCTACCTGTATGATTTGGACAGATATACCAGACAGTTTGCCGTGGATGGACGATAAGACAAGCACCTACATGGAAACCAACATTGCCAGTCAGGATAACTCTGCCACTCCCCTGCTTAACTTTGGAGCCTCACAGATGGGGGCCGCTCGTAATGAGGAGGGCCTTCGCTTGAACGTAGATGGTGTGTATGTTTAGTTTCTGAAAATAAAACCTAAGATTTGTCTTTTGTATGTGTGAAGTGAATTGTAGTGTTGTGTAACATGAAAATGCTCCATGCCACTGTAAGTGTTTGACTGATCGCATCAATTGTGAGATGGATTTTGGTCTGGGAACTTTGCTAATTCTTCAAGTCGGTTGTTGAATTATAGAATGGGCATCGCTTTCTATCTACCTGCAGATATTTTGGTATCATTGAATGCAAAGTAGATGAGGCTGTTTCAGATAGTTAACTGTCAGTGGCATcctttgatgtttttcaatacTGTCCCTATGCAATACCCGACTGTGTCAAAAGAGAGCAAAAACATGACATTTTGTCTTTGTTGACAGATGCTGCGAGGTCTAACTGGCTAACCTGTGTTGAATTATAGAATGGGCATTGCTTTCTATCTACCTGGAGATATTTTGGTGACATTGATTTGAATGCAAACTAGGTAAAGCTGTTTCAGAAAGATAACTGTCAGTGGCATCCAGACTATTCCTATGCAATACGTGAGTGTGTCAAAAGAGCAGAAAGATAACTGTCAGTGGCATCCAGACTATTCCTATGCAATACGTGAGTGTGTCAAAAGAGCAGAAAGATAACTGTCAGTGGCATCCAGACTATTCCTATGCAATACGTGAGTGTGTCAAAAGAGCAGAAAGATAACTGTCAGTGGCATCCAGACTATTCCTATGCAATACGTGAGTGTGTCAAAAGAGAGCAGAAAGATAACTGTCAGTGGCATCCAGACTATTCCTATGCAATACGTGAGTGTGTCAAAAGAGAGCAGAAAAGATAACTGTCAGCGGCATCCAGACTATTCCTATGCAATACGTGAGTGTGTCAAAAGAGAGCAGAAAGATAACTGTCAGTGGCATCCAGACTATTCCTATGCAATACGTGAGTGTGTCAAAAGAGAGCAGAAAGATgacattttgtgtttgttgacaGATGCTGCGCGGTCTGACTGGCTGACCTGTGTAGCAAGGAAGACGGGCATCGCTCGCATCATCCTGTGCTTCCTCATCCTGTCCACAGCCATCGTCATGATCTGGTTCTGCCTTACTGCCGCTGCCACCGCCCCAGAACAGGTTAGAACGGATAAAGTGAATTACTGTGGAACTTTGGGTGCAagaacacccttgggaccagccggAAGTGTCTTTACATTGCCTGTGTCCTGTCATGATATGAATATCTTGatgaagataatagacaaagggacaacagaatGTGTCTTTTACTGGGATGTTACCTCTCATTTTTCATTCGTATTTGAGTTTGTAccagtagttttttttttcagacatgattattttgttttattccaTTTTTAAAAGGATCGATATGtgtagacagagagactgacagcaTGTGTTATCGCTCACGggtgtgttttgtctgtttcaGCACCTGAGCATCAATGGTGATCTTGAGTACCTGCGTGAGAAAGACTCCTTTAAACTTCTGCACCCCCAGGCCAGAGTTGAGGCCCGACCACTGCCAGTCAAAATTagagtggagcgaatctgatcTCGCGTGTTGCATTACCTCCCTTGTTTGATATTTGGTTGATATttgttgtcatttttttctgtaGGCATActttgtctgtctttatttcttcaTTTCCAACTTCTGTGTCTTTTTTAAGTTTCCCTCTAGACTTGGTTAACTTATCTTGATTTCTTTATGTTCTGATTTTAATCTTGCTTTGTTTCTCTCTGGTTGTCGCCTTGGTTGGTTTCCAAAAACATACTAACTTTATTCTGGaatatggttttgtttttatgtgtgtgtttctttctttttttatcatttgtgtgtgtgtggacatagTGGGGCAAGTCCAACTCGTTTGTTTTACTACATGTATTGCCTTTTTCTCTCATGCAGAATGGTTTATTTCCTAGAAGTTTCCATAATGATACAAACAAATTATGTGTAGCAGGTGGTTACGTACAATGAAATCTGTATCATTTGAATTGTGCATTACATTATCCTTACCAAGAATTGAAATACAGAAGTGATTTGAAATAAAACTTGTGGCAAAAGAAATGCTGAGGTTGTCACAGATTTGAAAGAGTCACACTTCAttcaaatgtgtgtttttttaatgtgagAACATGAATGATATCTCATGTGGAACATTGATATAAATCATATCATTTTGGAGGGTTTGGTGAATGTGCAAAAAAGTCTGTGATTGTGCTTTCAGTGGAAAGTcatgcatgtacatgtatgttttacaatttttttatttgttggaaagttttcttcttcttcttgtcgatcactattTGTTCGAAAGTCATACATGTATTTTTTCACGATTGTTTTCTTTGCTGATGAGTTAATTGGTCTTTGgaaatgtacttttttttttaattaacaaAAATCATAGCTACGGTCGGATTGTTTTTCCTGTGTTTATGAACTTCTACAAAAACTAATatgtaaaactaaaagaaaaaaattgtaaaaaaaaaaccgagagagagaaaaaaaagtagcaAAAGGGATCTGGAATATTCTTCATCCTATTTGTTTCCCTTGTTTGCTTCTTAGTCCATTCAATACTTTAATTTCTTCTGATTTCCTTGTCCATGGGAATTTATAAGTATTGGTTCTGTTCTGGTGGGAGAAAACTGGGTGTTGAATTAAAGGGAAAGTGCACTTACATTACCTATCTCAAAACAAAGTATTTTCCTTTGTCATCACTGACCTCTTTTCTTACATAGCACATATTGGTGAGGCTTGAAAATGTACTGTCCCTTTGTACAGATATTTGTGGGTTCTCATTTTGCTCATTGAATGTGGTTTATTGGGTAACAACTAATTCAGATAATAAGTTTGCATCTTTCCTTTCTGTGATTACTGATATTGGTTTATTTGTGGAGGGGgaaacaaatacatgtacatcttGAGTCAACGGGTTAGTGCACAAGTTATTTGCACATTATTGTAATTGATATCAGTGTAGACTTCGCTGTTCtgtattcttttatttttgtattattttaattttattttaatggTCGACTGTATATATTCAGATGTGCTTTGGGGTTGTTTTATTTGTCAGTTGTGGGCGTGTTAGTATGTATGGTGGGATATAACCACATCTGAAAGATTTTGTTGTTACCGAATATCTGCTATTTTACTTTAAGCATTTCATCCAAGACAAAAGCTTTGAGATTGCTAAAATTTGTTTTTGCATAGCtgcacttttgttgttgttgctgaaatattttccttttttattttaatgtttcgTATTAAGAAGCTGTTCCCATCTTAGATCAAAAGACATTGTATTTCTACATTTAGATACTGGCATCAATGTAAAAGCTATGTGATCAGCAGTTTTTTCTGTCTAGATGATAAGTGTTTTAAAAAAGTCACTGGTTTCTGAAGTTTGTTAACTTCTATATTTTTCTATTTAATATTTAGGGTTCAACCACACAGTAAGGTTATTCTGCCATTTGATGGGTACAGTAATTTCATGTGTGAGGATATGTTACTTTTGTCACAGCTGTTAGATGTCTTATAATTTTGCTCTTATGAGGGTCATTTGTGTGGGTGAAAAATAAAGAGAACAAGAAAACGGGCTAAATATCTGCTTTTGATTTGTTTCTGTTCAGCAACTTCGTGTGTGAATGTGACTTTCATAAACATTTTTTTGTGTAATGCGTTTTGTTAACAACCAGTTTATATGTGGTTCAGgccagagtgtgtgtgtgtgtgcacacgtttgttttgtttgcgacATCAGTGATGACCAGATCTAAACACTTTTTCGTATCGAAGAGATGGTTTGAAGTTTCATTCACAGAAGATCTTATCACACTCAAAGTCTTGGAAGACATGATTAAAATGATAAAAATACTTATTGTCATGCatagacaaaaacacaaacgcgttctctctctctctctctctctctctctctctctctctctctctctctctctctctctctctctctctctctctctctctctctctctctctctctctctctctctctccgcatgCGTGACGATAGACACACTCGGACAGACAGTGTAGGAACCAACAATCGTGTAGTCTGATTTGAAGGGAGGCACCCATTTTATGAGCAGCTCACCTTCATCAAAATACACCTTCGTTATTTGTTTCCACACATCATTCCAACGTCACTATTCTGCCAAACTATTATTTTCCTCGAAATCAAATTCCTTACGACttcaaaagaagagaaaataatAACATCACATGGGGGTCCCTCCTACATTATTATCTCTTTATACACCCTTCCCCTTtgatgcaggaacaccactgcACAGACCGGTGAATAAATAAAATAGATACAGAGAATGAAAGGACAGTCGGTTATACGCGAAAGTCAAAATCTCAGCCTAAGCCCAGGAAGAGACAAATGGGAGATGTCAGGGGATTCACATTTTGCCTTTTGACACAAACGACCATACACATTATGCCACACCATGTACAGTTTTCCCCGTTCCCCCGACCGCCACCCCCTTACCCACCTTCCACCTAATCCACGCATTTCACGTGACacgagtctctgtctctgtctctctgtctgtgtgtgtctctgtctgtctgtctctctctgtcgctctctctctctctctctctctctctctctctctctctctctctctctctctctctctctctctctctctctcaaccaacaacaaacatgtcgatccaaagaaaacaagaaattcctccgaggtaggaaaaacacccccgttggtcaaagggaaataaccattctcactgccaccaactgagaaggttatttccctttgaccattaatatgtccctctataagtccttgtagaatcttaatccaccaataactccctaaccgtgtgtttgactggtcccaatttttgtaaggaccgtctcaggaatgtatagaacctgttcaccaagtttggtgacgatcggtccgttcattcttgagatctatatgcgaacacaaacacacacacaaacaaacaaacaaacaaacaaacaaacacatcgaccgaatcctatacacacccctataccgggggtgtaacaaacacatcgaccgaatcctatacacacccctataccggggatGTAATAACGTATCACTCGCTAGAAGTACGGATGGTGTTTTTCTGCTGAtgcttttaatttttatttttttaaagaaacTAACAGGTTATCAACCTCTTTTGAAGTCCAGAAAACTTGATCAGTGGGGGTAGAGTTTTGAAAATAGTGGACGGTCCGATGATTCGCACTTCGAAGACAATTCCTAAAAGGTTCTTCCAtacgatgtgaatgcgtgatatattgtgtaaaaaattccatctcacacggcagaaattaatatgtaaagcgcttagagaacgtcaagcgctatataaatctccccatacaatacaatacgatgTAAACGTTTGAGcacaccaccacagatctgtcttGGGGTGATAGCATCCTTCAACTCGgtcacataacaacaacaaaatcaacagtcTCTTTACTTCTAGTGATGAGAGAGAAAATTTTAGCTAAATTCATTTCACAGTCAGTCAGGAAATTATTTTGAAAATCTACtctgcagccaggctgttgattattAGTATGTGTGcaagggtttgtttgtttgtttgtttgcttaacgcccagccgaccacgaagggccatagatcagggcggtgctgctttgatatataacgtgcgccacacacaagacagaagtcgcagcacaggcttcatgtctcacccagtcacattattctgacaccggaccaaccagtcctagcactaaccccataatgccagacgccaggcggagcagccactagattgccaattgtaaagtcttaggtatgacccggccggggttcgaacccacgacctcccgatcacggggccgATCActagggacagattgtaagactaggcgtgagcctaaaatctccatccttgagtaataaagttcgttcgttcgttcgttctctctctctctctctcgtaaacTGAACGTTTATGCTTTGGTGTGACCCCTCAAAGGGAGAGGGCCGGACCAAAAAAAACATAACTATGTTTGCTTATTCTATCAATTTTTTTAACACATAAGAATTTTTTGTGCGATTTTTATCATTTGGCCAGCAGTTCTGGTCGGTGTGGTGAGTGCTTAGGAATGTTGGTCACTTCAAACGTAATTTCCGCGTCTTCATTAACAATCTTCATTATAGGTTGTCAGAAATTAACTGTTTTATTCAAAGTGTTTATACGGGGAAAAGCTGATAAAGATATACCTTGCTTCCCTTGTTCAGTAAGGATCATATAGCCTACACCACCACCGATctgagaccggcacggttggcctagtggtaaggcgtccgccccgtgatcgggaggtcgtgggttcgaaccccggccgggtcatacataagactttaaaattggcaatctagtggctgctccgcctggcgtctggcattatggggttagtgctaggactggttggtccggtgtcagaataatgtgactgggtgagacatgaagcctgtgctgcgacttctgtcttgtgtgtgacgcacgttatatgtcaaagcagcaccgccctgatatggcccttcgtgccactgagtcggctgggcgttaaacaaacaaacaaacaaacccttgCACACATACTaataatcaacagcctggctgcagaGTAGATTTTCAAAATAATTTCCTGACTGACTGAAATGAATTTAGCTAAAATTTTCTCTCTCATCACTAGAAGTAAAGAgactgttgattttgttgttgttatgtgacCGAGTTGAAGGATGCTATCACCCCTAGACAGATTTGTGGTGGTGTGCTCAAACGTTTAcatcgtattgtattgtatggggagatttatatagcgcttgacgttctctaagcgctttacatattaatttctgccgtgtgagatggaatttttttacacaatataacACGCATTCACATCGTATGGAAGAACCTTTTAGGAATTGTCTTCGAAGTGCGAATCATCGGACCGTCCACTATTTTTAAAACTCTACCCCCACTGATCAAGTTATCTGGACTTCAAAAGAGGTTGATAACCTGTTAGTTtcttaaaaacattttttttttaaagcatcaGCAGAAAAACACCATCCGTACTTCTAGCGAGCGATACGTTATTTTCTTTGGATCGACATGTTTGTTGTTGGAT is from Littorina saxatilis isolate snail1 linkage group LG5, US_GU_Lsax_2.0, whole genome shotgun sequence and encodes:
- the LOC138966532 gene encoding transmembrane protein 59-like; the encoded protein is MAALQNILLLVVVAFGLCYASSVFDRVIDGVDSCRETCDKTYSAHTYEHGDQADSCRRGCRFYAIMSFINNHNDENTSMTDCVSSCEEAYGNTTGEDSACKMGCNNQRHVPTPKHGSDQDEPSVHVLYPLMYMHGVYSNMIDKVYHHMEVSWSLFLQADNGQLVVVRSAPHAVEFVPSELEDIPDSLPWMDDKTSTYMETNIASQDNSATPLLNFGASQMGAARNEEGLRLNVDDAARSDWLTCVARKTGIARIILCFLILSTAIVMIWFCLTAAATAPEQHLSINGDLEYLREKDSFKLLHPQARVEARPLPVKIRVERI